One segment of Amycolatopsis alba DSM 44262 DNA contains the following:
- a CDS encoding CBS domain-containing protein: protein MTGTTVGDVMTLGVHSVRKSTPIADITRILAGRGISAVPVVDHDRDVVGVVSEADLLLKQAEGASVVRAAEDVMTAPAVTVEADKPLQEAARLMVGHRVKRLPVVDRYGKLSGIVSRADLVRALVRTDADIRGEVDQDLLVLIRRPSRGQVRAQVTDGIVTLTGTVERRSQSVLLDALIRRVAGVVDVIDRVEYTWDDEANRPAG, encoded by the coding sequence GTGACCGGAACCACGGTCGGCGACGTCATGACCCTAGGCGTCCACTCGGTCCGCAAGTCCACGCCGATCGCCGACATCACGAGGATCCTGGCCGGCCGGGGCATCAGCGCCGTTCCGGTCGTCGATCACGATCGTGATGTCGTGGGTGTCGTGTCCGAGGCGGACTTGTTGCTGAAGCAGGCCGAAGGTGCATCTGTCGTGCGGGCGGCCGAGGACGTGATGACGGCTCCCGCGGTGACGGTCGAAGCGGACAAGCCTCTGCAGGAGGCCGCGAGGCTGATGGTGGGGCACCGGGTGAAGCGACTGCCCGTGGTGGATCGCTACGGGAAACTCAGCGGAATCGTCAGCCGGGCCGACCTGGTCCGGGCTCTCGTCCGCACCGACGCGGACATCCGTGGAGAAGTCGATCAAGACCTCTTGGTGTTGATCCGGCGACCGTCTCGAGGCCAGGTCCGCGCTCAGGTCACCGACGGCATCGTCACCTTGACGGGAACGGTCGAACGCCGGAGCCAGTCCGTCCTCCTCGACGCGTTGATCCGCCGGGTGGCCGGAGTCGTGGACGTCATCGACCGGGTGGAGTACACGTGGGACGACGAGGCGAACAGGCCGGCCGGGTGA
- a CDS encoding universal stress protein, with translation MSREEGRAVTVSGRWGGTKPVVVGVDGSESATEAVRWAAGEAVRRETSLRLVHAYFSTGDDYPNLEVTAAEVREALRETAVKRLRLAKLAAWAVAPSLEIETEVREGDPRPVLIDESKHALVLAVGTRGLDGVGRLVLGSSALAVAVHGRCPLVVVRGARSRSGPVVVGVDSWQASAFAVRFAFEEAARLGTSVTVLRTWSDLNLADSVTVQDAERQALETKVATVADWFPGVPFDCLVVRGRPAKVLKEYGERAVLIVVGTRGRNAFTGLLFGSVSQDLTGRAPCPVAVVRSDVVLLGAAGTAESLLLEGDGA, from the coding sequence ATGAGCCGAGAGGAAGGGCGGGCGGTCACCGTGTCCGGACGTTGGGGTGGGACCAAGCCGGTGGTCGTCGGCGTCGACGGCTCGGAGTCGGCGACGGAGGCGGTGCGCTGGGCGGCCGGAGAGGCGGTGCGGCGAGAAACCTCACTGAGGCTTGTCCACGCCTATTTTTCGACCGGGGACGACTACCCGAATCTCGAAGTCACCGCCGCGGAAGTGCGTGAGGCCCTACGCGAGACCGCCGTGAAGCGGCTTCGGCTGGCGAAGCTGGCGGCATGGGCGGTCGCTCCGAGTCTGGAGATCGAGACCGAGGTGCGGGAAGGTGATCCTCGGCCGGTGCTGATCGACGAATCGAAACACGCACTCGTGCTCGCCGTCGGTACTCGTGGTCTGGACGGCGTCGGCCGGTTGGTGCTGGGTTCGTCCGCCCTCGCCGTGGCGGTCCACGGGCGGTGCCCGCTGGTGGTCGTCCGCGGCGCGCGTTCGCGGTCCGGGCCGGTCGTGGTGGGTGTCGACAGTTGGCAGGCCTCGGCGTTCGCCGTGCGCTTCGCCTTCGAGGAGGCGGCGCGACTGGGGACGTCGGTGACCGTGCTCCGGACCTGGAGTGACCTGAACCTCGCCGACTCCGTGACCGTGCAGGACGCCGAGCGGCAGGCGCTGGAGACGAAGGTGGCGACGGTCGCGGACTGGTTCCCCGGCGTCCCCTTCGACTGTCTCGTGGTCCGGGGAAGACCGGCCAAGGTGCTCAAAGAGTACGGCGAACGGGCCGTCCTGATAGTCGTCGGCACCCGGGGCCGGAACGCGTTCACGGGACTGCTTTTCGGATCAGTGAGCCAGGACCTGACCGGCCGCGCACCCTGCCCGGTCGCCGTCGTCCGGTCCGATGTCGTGCTTCTCGGCGCCGCCGGGACAGCGGAATCGCTTTTGCTGGAAGGAGATGGGGCATGA
- a CDS encoding WS/DGAT domain-containing protein has product MSSLRRPLAPHDRLWLKLDDPANLMTITSVLWTADEVTPKGLARVVADRLLGRYPVFTQRPVCEGGDWFWETDVDFSLDRHLTVGRVPAPGAREELQELVAARRALPFDPDHPLWTMELLQGYGTGSAVLMRSHHAMADGIRLIQVLFGLLDPIEDEDSRPVQVGGTRPQAPGGSRAMSRAAANVVEMFGGLGDRLDRVAGRAGPLARAAVAWPVLGLTGVAGLAGAVGELATSTLPRGPAGLLKFLVSRGFTLRNTAGGVVKLASPARADALWAGEPAEEKTAAWGDAIPLDLITAVARATGTSVNDVCVALVMAAFERYARDRDGVVAPIDLNWLLPVSRSGFDAGLPPRLGNDFALVLAGFPLAEKGFRERLDGVHRRVQRIRESYEPMLTFGIQWLSGRMPESLSEPLTRFFAGKATGVLTNVPGPRRPMALAGVRVDGIVGWAPCSGPQAVTVCVFSYAGSVHFGFGTDRKLLPDPHRLVGALAAATADAAVLTKA; this is encoded by the coding sequence GTGAGCTCCTTGCGCCGTCCGCTCGCGCCACACGACCGGCTGTGGCTGAAACTGGATGATCCGGCGAATCTGATGACCATCACCTCCGTGCTGTGGACGGCGGACGAGGTGACTCCAAAAGGCCTCGCGCGGGTGGTCGCGGACCGGCTGCTCGGCAGATACCCGGTGTTCACCCAGCGACCGGTCTGTGAAGGAGGTGACTGGTTCTGGGAGACCGATGTGGACTTCAGCCTCGACAGGCATCTGACGGTGGGAAGGGTGCCTGCGCCGGGCGCAAGGGAAGAGCTGCAGGAGTTGGTCGCCGCTCGCCGGGCACTTCCCTTCGATCCCGATCATCCCTTGTGGACGATGGAGCTGCTGCAGGGATACGGGACCGGCAGCGCCGTGCTGATGCGGTCGCACCATGCCATGGCGGACGGGATCCGGTTGATCCAGGTACTTTTCGGCCTTCTCGATCCGATCGAGGACGAGGACTCCCGGCCGGTCCAGGTCGGCGGGACGAGGCCACAGGCGCCCGGAGGTTCACGAGCGATGTCCAGGGCCGCCGCGAATGTCGTGGAAATGTTCGGCGGGCTGGGTGACCGGCTGGATCGGGTGGCCGGGCGAGCGGGGCCGCTGGCCCGTGCGGCGGTGGCGTGGCCGGTTCTCGGCCTGACCGGTGTCGCCGGCCTGGCCGGGGCGGTGGGCGAACTGGCGACCTCCACGCTTCCTCGCGGACCGGCGGGGCTACTGAAGTTCCTGGTTTCTCGAGGATTCACCCTGCGGAACACCGCGGGTGGTGTGGTGAAGCTCGCGAGCCCCGCGCGGGCCGATGCGCTGTGGGCCGGGGAGCCCGCCGAGGAGAAAACGGCCGCCTGGGGTGACGCCATCCCGCTCGACCTGATCACGGCGGTGGCGCGCGCGACCGGGACCAGCGTCAACGACGTTTGCGTGGCCTTGGTGATGGCCGCCTTCGAACGGTACGCGCGGGATCGTGACGGTGTCGTGGCGCCGATCGACCTGAACTGGCTTCTCCCGGTGAGCCGGTCGGGGTTCGACGCCGGCCTGCCACCCAGGCTCGGCAATGACTTCGCTCTCGTCCTCGCCGGATTCCCTCTGGCGGAGAAAGGTTTTCGGGAGCGTCTCGACGGCGTGCACCGAAGGGTGCAGCGAATTCGCGAGTCCTACGAGCCGATGCTGACCTTCGGGATCCAGTGGCTCTCGGGTCGTATGCCGGAGAGCCTGTCGGAGCCGCTGACCCGCTTCTTCGCCGGCAAGGCGACGGGGGTGCTGACCAACGTGCCCGGACCGCGTCGCCCGATGGCGCTGGCCGGTGTCCGGGTCGACGGCATTGTCGGGTGGGCGCCGTGCAGCGGGCCTCAGGCGGTCACCGTCTGTGTGTTCAGCTACGCGGGTTCCGTCCACTTCGGATTCGGGACGGACCGGAAACTTCTTCCGGATCCGCATCGCCTGGTCGGCGCGCTCGCCGCGGCGACCGCGGACGCCGCGGTGCTCACGAAGGCGTGA
- a CDS encoding DUF1918 domain-containing protein, translating into MHARQGDWLVIKGPIVGKTDQRGLIIEVRSPDGSPPYVVRWIQDDHVSTVFPGPDAVIVTEADQNAADEAQRARLLAVQEAIATRHKP; encoded by the coding sequence ATGCATGCTCGTCAAGGTGACTGGCTGGTCATCAAGGGACCGATCGTCGGCAAGACGGATCAGCGGGGACTCATCATCGAGGTCCGCTCGCCGGACGGCTCGCCTCCGTACGTGGTGCGCTGGATACAGGACGACCATGTCTCCACGGTCTTTCCCGGACCGGACGCGGTGATCGTCACCGAAGCCGACCAGAACGCAGCCGACGAGGCTCAACGTGCCCGGCTCCTCGCCGTACAGGAGGCCATCGCCACTCGGCACAAGCCGTGA